Within the Fusarium keratoplasticum isolate Fu6.1 chromosome 1, whole genome shotgun sequence genome, the region ACGAAACCAGCCTCGAGGCTTCCAGAGGAGGCCTCGAAGCGGCGTGAACCCCCTCTACTTCTGGCCTGCCTTCCGACAATACCGCAACCGGCAAGCACACAAGGATACCCAAAAAGATAAGGGTGGTGTGTGGAGGAGGccagagctcgaggatgCTTTTGTTGACTGTAAGAACCCTTCCTATATTTGAAAAAAATATTCTGACATGCTCTAGCTGTCCTGCTTATGCCTCACATGGGCCGTCGCAAGTTTTCCATGGGAGGAAAGCTCCACGGCCGCAACATGCTGATCAGCGAATACATCTTTGTCATCTGCGTTGCTATCCTTGGCAGCAAGGAAATCTTCCGAATCGACAACAGCAACGACAGTATTGAGCAGATGGGACGCAAGCAGGTGTCGAGCCACATGCAAGTGGTCAAGAAGTTCTTTGAAGATCTGCGATGCTGTAAGTTTGCATGACCAGTAACTAGTGAATCAACTAACATTTGGCAGTCCACTTCCTATTCcctgctgaggagaagaaggagcctgGTTCGACCAACTCTGATGACTACTacgacgaggaagagcaggAGTCGTTCAAGTCCAACCCAGTTCTGACTGCTCTGGCAGAGGGCCGAGTTCCTGATGTCAAGCCCAACTACGAGTACTTCTCGCAGCTCCTGGCTCTTCAGTCTCTGATCACAGTCCGACCCAAGACGGCAGAGGTCTATGTCTCGTCGTCCGAGGTCAAGATCAGAGATGATATTGCCTATGATTCTCATGACACGCCTCTGGACCAGGAGTCTTTCCCCCACCTGAACAAGTACAGCAACTGTGATGACAGCCCTACTGTTCTTGGAAAGGATGTGCTGCTTCACGAGTATACTCGCTCGCTGGACCGGTCTACCTCTGCCTGTGTCAAGACGGTTACCCGGCGATGGCAGAAGGATGCGCCCGAGATCTATGAGACTCTGGATCTTCCCACCCGGGATGAGGAGTGTCTGCTCCTCGAGATGTGCGCAACTCTGGAGCTGCACGACCACGCCCGATTCCCCTCTGGGTCTGAGCTCACGGGCTTTGTTGAGGTGGCAATCACGCAGCCCAACCTCCAGAACCACCGGTGGAAGTGTGTGACGCGCCTCACCCGGCCGGCTGAGCTGCAcggcgacgacaagaagcagggTGTGTACACCAACGAGACGGGAATCCACCGACGGGGATGCGGAGACTCCAAGCCCGACTGTGACTGCCATAGCCGACCCCGACAGGACATTCACGTCCCGTTCCCCGCGGTAGAATGGGCGAGCATCCTGAGCCAGGCGGTGCAGTACCCGGACGTGGAGCACcagcgcaagaaggagaagcggTCAAAGGGAGATGGCGACCGCAAGAAGCACGACCTTGACCGGGCCGGCAGCAAGCGCAAGCGATCTGAGGATGACGGTGATGCCGCCTCTTGGGCCCGGCGCGAGCTCACGGGCAGCGACCTCATCTGCAAGGTGGCCATGTACCAAGAGCTCTGGTCATGTGCGCCCGACTCGACGCGATGGGTTCGACAGGGCATCATCTTCTGGCGGTTCAACACGACCAACCAATGGTACAAGTACAACCCAGTGTTCAAGCCGGCTGGCACGTCGTGGCGGTGGTTGACGGTTAACGACCCCATGTCCCGCTATCACCAGCAAAAGGCTCTCGTCTACCCGTCGGCAACAGTCTCTAGGGACTCCATCATGTCGCCCACGCCTTCCATCAACCAGCACATGACGGCGGCCATGAATGAGACGTTTAGCTCTGCGTGGGACTCCAACGTGAGCCTGGCGCAGGTGCCAACGGTGCCGGCAGCAAACAATGGACTGACGCTGTTCGAGTCCTTCTCCAACGGGCTCGCTACGCCTCCACCAACAGCCGGCCTACAAGGGTCGTACCCGGCCAGCTTTGACCACGGCATGCCCCCGAGCACAGGCGTCGGCTTTTTGCCTTCGACGTGCAGCACGGCGGGCGAGAGCCAGTCTGTTGGGGGACACGCACAGAGCCAAAGCTACTACGATGTGCAGACG harbors:
- a CDS encoding Conidiophore development regulator abaA, with the translated sequence MSSSSLYHPRPVLSSQRYTPSPDYLQDARRTYHNNSRLPLREANSNAQSHNFNGMVSCYQSPVGISPSVPHSLPAPMVPSQSFDCLYRVPTPRNQPRGFQRRPRSGVNPLYFWPAFRQYRNRQAHKDTQKDKGGVWRRPELEDAFVDSVLLMPHMGRRKFSMGGKLHGRNMLISEYIFVICVAILGSKEIFRIDNSNDSIEQMGRKQVSSHMQVVKKFFEDLRCFHFLFPAEEKKEPGSTNSDDYYDEEEQESFKSNPVLTALAEGRVPDVKPNYEYFSQLLALQSLITVRPKTAEVYVSSSEVKIRDDIAYDSHDTPLDQESFPHLNKYSNCDDSPTVLGKDVLLHEYTRSLDRSTSACVKTVTRRWQKDAPEIYETLDLPTRDEECLLLEMCATLELHDHARFPSGSELTGFVEVAITQPNLQNHRWKCVTRLTRPAELHGDDKKQGVYTNETGIHRRGCGDSKPDCDCHSRPRQDIHVPFPAVEWASILSQAVQYPDVEHQRKKEKRSKGDGDRKKHDLDRAGSKRKRSEDDGDAASWARRELTGSDLICKVAMYQELWSCAPDSTRWVRQGIIFWRFNTTNQWYKYNPVFKPAGTSWRWLTVNDPMSRYHQQKALVYPSATVSRDSIMSPTPSINQHMTAAMNETFSSAWDSNVSLAQVPTVPAANNGLTLFESFSNGLATPPPTAGLQGSYPASFDHGMPPSTGVGFLPSTCSTAGESQSVGGHAQSQSYYDVQTTLADLKPAMSAVNPFQGPTATTGLDLSNPLVYDNSECDGLQGWDMPTLDGWSTGTGAGSDWSSQGAKVEPSSDQASLWTQSQWTQMGADRDGSPRPMKRRRGDTIEGHVPVTMAAGAW